Proteins from a genomic interval of Acinonyx jubatus isolate Ajub_Pintada_27869175 chromosome B4, VMU_Ajub_asm_v1.0, whole genome shotgun sequence:
- the LOC106965662 gene encoding histone H4 isoform X2: MSGRGKGGKGLGKGGAKRHRKVLRDNIQGITKPAIRRLARRGGVKRISGLIYEETRGVLKVFLENVIRDAVTYTEHAKRKTVTAMDVVYALKRQGRTLYGFGG; the protein is encoded by the coding sequence ATGTCTGGTCGCGGGAAAGGCGGCAAAGGGTTGGGAAAAGGAGGCGCCAAGCGCCACCGGAAGGTCTTACGGGACAACATCCAGGGTATTACGAAGCCCGCCATCCGCCGGCTGGCCCGCCGAGGGGGTGTCAAGCGCATTTCGGGACTCATCTATGAGGAGACCCGGGGAGTGCTTAAAGTATTTCTGGAGAACGTGATCCGCGATGCAGTGACTTACACGGAGCACGCCAAGCGCAAGACAGTCACCGCGATGGACGTGGTGTACGCGTTGAAACGCCAGGGCCGCACGTTGTATGGCTTCGGTGGCTGA
- the LOC106965661 gene encoding histone H2A.J yields the protein MSGRGKQGGKVRAKAKSRSSRAGLQFPVGRVHRLLRKGNYAERVGAGAPVYLAAVLEYLTAEILELAGNAARDNKKTRIIPRHLQLAIRNDEELNKLLGKVTIAQGGVLPNIQAVLLPKKTESQKAKSK from the coding sequence ATGTCTGGTCGTGGAAAGCAGGGCGGCAAAGTGCGGGCAAAGGCCAAATCTCGGTCCTCCCGCGCGGGCCTCCAGTTCCCGGTCGGTCGAGTACACAGACTGCTGCGCAAAGGTAACTACGCGGAGCGAGTAGGCGCTGGGGCGCCCGTGTACCTGGCGGCGGTGTTGGAGTACTTGACAGCGGAGATCCTGGAGTTGGCTGGCAATGCCGCTCGTGACAACAAGAAGACCAGAATAATCCCTCGCCACCTGCAACTCGCCATCCGCAACGACGAGGAGCTAAACAAGCTGTTGGGGAAAGTCACCATTGCTCAGGGCGGCGTCCTGCCCAACATCCAGGCCGTGCTGCTGCCCAAGAAGACGGAGAGTCAAAAGGCGAAGAGCAAGTGA
- the WBP11 gene encoding WW domain-binding protein 11, translating to MGRRSTSSTKSGKFMNPTDQARKEARKRELKKNKKQRMMVRAAVLKMKDPKQIIRDMEKLDEMEFNPVQQPQLNEKVLKDKRKKLRETFERILRLYEKENPDIYKELRKLEVEYEQKRAQLSQYFDAVKNAQHVEVESIPLPDMPHAPSNILIQDIPLPGAQPPSILKKTSAYGPPTRAVSILPLLGHGVPRLPPGRKPPGPPPGPPPPQVLQMYGRKVGFALDLPPRRRDEDMLYSPELAQRGHDDDVSSTSEDDGYPEDMDQDKHDDSTDDSDTDRSDGESEGDEFVHRDDNERDNNEEKKSGLSVRFADMPGKSRKKKKNMKELTPLQAMMLRMAGQEIPEEGREVEEFSEDDDEDDSDDSEAEKQSQKQHKEESLSDGTSAASSQQQAPPQSVPPSQIQAPPMPGPPPLGPPPAPPLRPPGPPTGLPPGPPPGAPPFLRPPGMPGLRGPLPRLLPPGPPPGRPPGPPPGPPPGLPPGPPPRGPPPRLPPPAPPGIPPPRPGMMRPPLVPPLGPAPPGLFPPAPLPNPGVLSAPPNLIQRPKADDTSAATIEKKATATISAKPQITNPKAEITRFVPTALRVRRENKGAAAAPQRKSEDDSAVPLAKAAPKSGPSVPVSVQTKDDVYEAFMKEMEGLL from the exons AACAAAAAACAGCGCATGATGGTACGAGCTGCAGTTTTAAAGATGAAGGATCCCAAACAGATTATCCGAGACATGGAGAAATTGGATGAAATGG AGTTTAACCCAGTGCAGCAACCACAGTTAAATGAGAAGGTGCTGAAAGACAAGCGTAAAAAGCTGCGTGAAACCTTTGAACGTATTCTACGACTCTATGAAAAAGAGAATCCGGATATTTACAAAGAATTGAGAAAGCTAGAAGTAGAATATGAACAGAAGAGGGCTCAACTTAGCCAGTATTTTGATGCTGTCAAG AATGCTCAGCACGTGGAAGTGGAGAGTATTCCCTTGCCAGATATGCCGCATGCTCCTTCCAACATTCTGATCCAGGACATTCCACTTCCTGGTGCCCAGCCACCCTCCATCCTTAAAAAGACCTCAGCCTATGG ACCTCCAACGCGGGCAGTTTCTATACTTCCTCTTCTCGGTCATGGTGTTCCACGTTTGCCCCCTGGCAGAAAACCTCCTGGTCCTCCCCCTGGCCCACCACCTCCTCAAGTCTTGCAAATGTATGGCCGTAAAGTGGGCTTTGCTCTAGATCTTCCCCCTCGTAGGCGGGATGAAGACATGTTATATAGTCCAGAACTTG CTCAACGGGGTCATGACGACGATGTTTCCAGCACCAGTGAAGATGATGGGTATCCTGAGGACATGGATCAAGATAAGCATGATGACAGTACTGATGACAGCGACACTGACAGATCAGATGGAGAAAGTGAAGGGGATGAATTTGTGCACCGTGATGATAACGAAAGAGacaacaatgaagaaaaaaagtcag GTCTGAGTGTAAGATTTGCGGATATGCCTggaaaatcaaggaagaaaaagaagaacatgaAGGAGCTGACTCCTCTTCAAGCCATGATGCTTCGAATGGCAG gtCAGGAAATCCCAGAGGAGGGACGAGAAGTAGAAGAATTTTCAgaggatgatgatgaagatgattcTGATGATTCTGAAGCGGAAAAGCAATCACAGAAACAGCATAAAGAGGAATCTCTTTCTGATGGCACATCTGCTGCCTCTTCACAGCAGCAAGCTCCCCCACAGTCTGTTCCTCCTTCTCAGATACAAGCACCTCCCATGCCAGGACCACCTCCTCTTGGACCACCCCCTGCTCCACCTTTACGGCCACCTGGACCACCTACTGGCCTTCCTCCTGGACCACCTCCAG GAGCTCCTCCATTCCTGAGACCACCTGGAATGCCAGGGCTCCGAGGGCCTTTACCCCGACTTTTACCTCCAGGCCCACCCCCAGGCCGGCCCCCTGGTCCTCCCCCAGGTCCACCTCCAGGTCTGCCTCCTGGCCCTCCTCCTCGGGGACCCCCACCAAGGCTACCTCCCCCTGCGCCTCCAG GTATCCCTCCACCCCGTCCTGGCATGATGCGCCCACCTTTGGTGCCTCCACTTGGACCTGCCCCACCTGGGCTTTTCCCACCAGCTCCCTTGCCGAACCCGGGGGTTCTAAGTGCTCCACCCAACTTGATTCAGCGACCCAAGGCGGATGATACAAGCGCAGCCACCATTGAGAAGAAAGCCACCGCAACCATCAGTGCCAAGCCACAGATCACCAATCCCAAGGCAGAGATTACTCGATTCGTGCCCACTGCGTTGAGGGTACGTCGGGAGAATAAAGGGGCCGCTGCTGCTCCCCAAAGAAAGTCAGAGGATGATTCTGCTGTGCCTCTTGCCAAAGCAGCCCCCAAATCTGGTCCATCTGTCCCGGTCTCAGTGCAGACTAAGGATGATGTTTATGAAGCtttcatgaaagaaatggaagggctACTGTGA